One Acutalibacter muris DNA window includes the following coding sequences:
- a CDS encoding peptidoglycan recognition protein family protein, with amino-acid sequence MVKNIKKLCPPERYAIKCPYTRRPSRVVVHNTGNDAPAENEVSYMINRDDEISFHYAVDGQKAVQGLPENRNAWASGDGTGKGNMEGIHIEICYSLSGGPRFAKAEDNAAQLTADILRRYGWGLAQVTKHQDYDGKYCPHRTLDLGWERFKKMVEKYLKEDDDMTAAEVKEIIRKENPTYNTLDEVPSYWRADIKELVDKGIISGTGGGKLGLTKSDCKAAVLAKRIREKL; translated from the coding sequence ATGGTAAAAAATATTAAGAAGCTCTGCCCGCCGGAGAGGTACGCGATAAAATGTCCGTACACCCGAAGGCCCAGCCGAGTGGTGGTGCATAACACCGGCAACGACGCGCCGGCAGAGAACGAGGTCAGTTACATGATAAACCGCGACGATGAGATATCCTTTCACTACGCGGTGGACGGCCAAAAGGCCGTGCAGGGGCTGCCCGAAAACCGCAACGCCTGGGCCAGCGGGGACGGCACCGGCAAGGGAAACATGGAGGGCATACATATTGAAATATGCTATTCTCTCAGCGGCGGCCCGCGCTTTGCGAAGGCCGAGGACAACGCCGCCCAGCTTACAGCAGATATTCTCAGGCGGTACGGCTGGGGCCTTGCCCAGGTGACGAAGCACCAGGACTATGACGGCAAATACTGCCCCCACAGGACCCTTGACCTGGGCTGGGAGCGGTTCAAAAAGATGGTGGAAAAATATTTGAAGGAGGACGATGACATGACAGCAGCAGAGGTTAAAGAGATCATCAGGAAGGAAAACCCCACCTACAACACCCTTGACGAGGTGCCCAGCTACTGGCGAGCTGACATCAAGGAACTGGTGGACAAAGGTATTATTTCTGGCACTGGCGGCGGTAAGCTGGGCCTGACCAAGAGCGACTGCAAGGCCGCTGTGCTTGCCAAGCGCATCAGGGAGAAGCTGTGA
- a CDS encoding glycoside hydrolase family 13 protein, with the protein MLFNSRDPQYRFPTGAVEAGGVIHFRVTLPRELSCSAARLIVEPENEPAILCDMFWCGMNGEDREWWECDFTPDHKGLYFYLFEASTCRGVQRLSRGDHGKAIFGGTYRWQLTVYQQGFKTPDWLEGGVMYQIFPDRFYKAGGDKGELPAGRTYHEDWYEQPDWRPNHEGRITNTDFYGGDLKGVEAKLPYLKELGVTCIYLNPVFESHSNHRYDTADYMKIDPLLGTEQDFKDLCQSAGEMGIRVMIDGVFSHTGSDSVYFNREGRYEGPGAYNSMESPYYRWYDFRNWPNEYNSWWGFDTLPNVNETEESYNEFINGENGIVRRWLRTGASGWRLDVADELPDLFIDRLSEAAKAEDPDAMVLGEVWEDASNKSAYGVRRRYLLGGQLDSVMNYPFRDAILGFLLGGDPAAFGEAVENIVENYPRPCLRLLMNHIGTHDTERAITVLGGEPANGRGREWQSSQKLDPRQREVGVQRLKLAAAMQYILPGVPCIYYGDEAGLEGYRDPFNRACYPWGREDKELLDWYKKLGKMRREHRDILARGGCRIPAAEGNLLVMERFVVRGAEGEDCAFRESLLLIVNRSERPQSILSLALDLSNAKPVLGENLEGVRVLRPYSCALLKFCKEIKTSP; encoded by the coding sequence ATGCTGTTCAATTCACGGGATCCGCAGTACCGCTTTCCCACCGGCGCGGTGGAGGCCGGAGGGGTCATACATTTTAGGGTGACCCTGCCAAGGGAGCTGTCCTGCTCCGCCGCTCGGCTCATAGTGGAGCCGGAAAACGAACCTGCCATACTCTGTGATATGTTCTGGTGCGGCATGAACGGAGAGGATAGGGAGTGGTGGGAGTGCGACTTTACCCCGGACCATAAGGGGCTGTACTTCTACCTGTTCGAGGCCAGCACCTGCCGGGGAGTGCAGAGACTCTCCAGAGGGGATCACGGTAAGGCCATCTTCGGCGGCACATACCGCTGGCAGCTGACGGTGTATCAGCAGGGCTTTAAGACCCCGGACTGGCTTGAGGGGGGCGTGATGTACCAGATATTCCCCGACAGGTTCTATAAGGCCGGGGGGGACAAGGGGGAGCTGCCCGCGGGCCGGACCTATCACGAGGACTGGTATGAGCAGCCGGACTGGCGGCCCAACCACGAGGGGCGCATTACCAACACGGACTTCTACGGCGGGGACTTAAAGGGCGTTGAGGCGAAGCTCCCATACCTCAAGGAGCTGGGGGTAACCTGTATTTACTTGAACCCCGTGTTCGAGAGCCACTCCAACCACCGATATGACACGGCGGACTATATGAAGATAGACCCCCTGCTGGGCACGGAGCAGGACTTTAAGGACCTGTGCCAAAGCGCCGGGGAGATGGGCATACGCGTGATGATAGACGGCGTGTTCAGCCATACCGGCAGCGACAGCGTGTACTTCAACCGGGAGGGCCGGTATGAGGGCCCGGGGGCCTATAATTCCATGGAGTCGCCCTACTATAGGTGGTACGATTTCAGAAATTGGCCAAACGAATACAACAGCTGGTGGGGCTTCGATACCCTTCCCAACGTGAACGAGACCGAGGAGAGCTATAACGAGTTTATAAATGGCGAAAACGGTATTGTGCGCAGGTGGCTTCGTACCGGGGCCTCGGGCTGGCGGCTGGACGTGGCCGACGAGCTGCCAGACCTGTTCATCGACAGGCTTTCCGAGGCGGCTAAAGCCGAGGATCCAGACGCCATGGTGCTGGGGGAGGTCTGGGAGGACGCCTCCAACAAGTCGGCCTACGGGGTGCGCAGGCGGTATCTTCTGGGGGGCCAGCTGGACAGCGTGATGAACTATCCCTTCCGGGACGCGATTTTGGGCTTTCTGCTGGGGGGCGACCCGGCGGCCTTCGGGGAGGCAGTGGAGAATATTGTGGAAAACTACCCGCGGCCCTGCCTTCGGCTTCTGATGAACCATATCGGCACCCACGACACCGAGCGGGCCATTACGGTGCTTGGGGGCGAGCCCGCAAACGGCAGGGGCCGGGAGTGGCAGAGCTCCCAAAAGCTGGACCCCAGGCAGCGAGAGGTGGGTGTGCAGCGCCTGAAGCTGGCCGCGGCGATGCAGTATATCCTGCCTGGTGTGCCCTGCATATATTACGGCGACGAGGCGGGCCTTGAGGGTTATAGGGACCCCTTTAACCGGGCCTGCTACCCCTGGGGGCGGGAGGACAAAGAGCTGCTGGATTGGTACAAAAAGCTGGGCAAAATGCGCCGTGAGCACCGGGACATACTGGCCCGGGGCGGCTGCCGGATACCGGCGGCAGAGGGTAATCTGCTGGTCATGGAGCGTTTTGTAGTGCGCGGCGCCGAGGGGGAGGACTGCGCTTTTAGAGAGAGCCTTCTGCTGATAGTCAACCGCAGTGAGCGGCCCCAGAGCATCCTATCTCTGGCGCTGGATCTGTCGAACGCAAAGCCGGTGCTGGGCGAAAATCTCGAGGGCGTGCGGGTCCTGCGTCCATATAGCTGTGCGCTGCTGAAATTCTGCAAAGAAATCAAAACTTCCCCTTGA
- a CDS encoding S-layer homology domain-containing protein, with protein sequence MCPRTLGSTSPSPTWPKTAICPAPAAVSSAPTRPLPAPCSSRSWAAENKLVNGLGDNKFGPNNYVTREQAALILFNYLKRDYTLTVSDELLNKAPDKASISSRALEAMKWVTGAALMRGDANGALRPRYSATRAKIATIFKRFIEIKDDLEANKPDGPLDCDHVWETTETAMVDVVVHENEENYVFLKDVNSMTICNGCGLNIYQWYVDNRDNYETKADAELALDFLGDETGCPAGHVALNNFHDLDQVIPIIETKTYAAELPVRKKCTLCGTTKPWSIEDISNRNIWIEHTKEVVVHEAWDEELYIDEDSTKLDENYNEIPVPAGSLIDTLHPPRYVNNEVEYLENTKTGEKIYVTVSSCKHPRFDDLYSSDGRIRCVECDVLQPSPSELYQ encoded by the coding sequence ATGTGCCCGAGAACGCTTGGTTCTACAAGCCCATCACCTACATGGCCGAAAACGGCTATATGTCCGGCACCAGCGGCAGTAAGTTCAGCCCCCACCAGACCACTACCCGCGCCATGCTCGTCACGGTCCTGGGCCGCGGAGAACAAGCTTGTCAACGGCCTTGGCGACAACAAATTCGGCCCCAACAACTACGTCACCCGCGAACAGGCCGCCCTTATCCTGTTCAACTATCTCAAGAGGGACTACACGCTGACGGTAAGCGACGAGCTCCTGAACAAGGCCCCTGACAAGGCCAGCATCAGCTCCCGGGCCCTCGAGGCTATGAAGTGGGTCACCGGCGCGGCCCTGATGCGCGGCGATGCCAATGGTGCCCTGCGTCCCAGATACTCCGCCACCCGCGCCAAGATTGCTACCATTTTCAAGCGCTTTATCGAGATTAAAGACGACCTGGAGGCCAATAAGCCCGATGGACCCTTGGACTGCGACCATGTGTGGGAGACGACGGAGACTGCGATGGTTGATGTTGTTGTGCATGAGAATGAAGAAAACTACGTTTTTCTGAAAGACGTAAACTCTATGACAATCTGCAATGGTTGTGGCCTGAATATCTACCAATGGTATGTAGATAATCGTGATAATTACGAAACCAAAGCTGATGCAGAACTTGCACTCGACTTTCTTGGCGATGAAACAGGTTGTCCGGCTGGTCATGTTGCACTGAATAACTTTCACGATCTTGACCAAGTCATACCCATCATTGAAACAAAAACTTATGCCGCTGAACTGCCCGTCAGAAAAAAATGCACCCTTTGTGGTACTACTAAACCTTGGTCCATCGAGGACATTTCCAACAGAAACATCTGGATAGAACACACTAAGGAAGTTGTTGTCCATGAGGCTTGGGATGAGGAGCTTTATATTGACGAAGATAGTACAAAACTTGATGAGAACTACAATGAAATCCCTGTTCCTGCTGGTTCTTTAATTGACACCCTCCATCCTCCCCGTTATGTCAACAATGAAGTCGAGTACCTTGAGAATACCAAAACTGGCGAGAAAATTTATGTTACAGTATCCAGTTGTAAACATCCACGATTCGACGATCTCTATTCATCTGATGGTAGGATTCGTTGTGTTGAATGCGATGTATTACAGCCGTCACCCAGTGAACTCTATCAGTAA
- a CDS encoding MFS transporter: MKEKRSVTYTILLLSSVYFVSYLTRNSYNVVIAQLVRETGLGQSTLALSATGSLVAYGAGQLLSGCFGDRLQPKGLLIMGLGVTSVMNLLMAFCRQPALMLGNWCVNGLAQAFLWPPLVRLMSELFSGELYEKAVIGAWPVIAVLGAAVCLACVRPWRRFE; encoded by the coding sequence ATGAAAGAGAAACGGTCAGTTACATACACGATCCTGCTCCTATCTTCAGTTTATTTCGTCAGCTATCTGACACGCAACAGCTATAACGTGGTGATAGCCCAGCTGGTGCGGGAAACCGGCCTGGGGCAGTCCACCCTGGCCCTGAGCGCCACCGGCAGTCTGGTGGCCTACGGCGCGGGGCAGCTTTTGAGCGGCTGCTTCGGCGACCGGCTCCAGCCGAAGGGGCTGCTCATCATGGGCCTCGGGGTCACGTCCGTGATGAACCTGCTGATGGCCTTCTGCCGCCAGCCCGCGCTGATGCTGGGAAACTGGTGCGTAAACGGCCTTGCCCAGGCATTTTTGTGGCCTCCGCTGGTGCGGCTGATGTCGGAGCTTTTCTCCGGCGAGCTGTACGAGAAGGCGGTGATCGGGGCGTGGCCGGTCATAGCGGTCCTGGGGGCAGCAGTGTGCTTGGCGTGTGTCAGGCCGTGGAGAAGGTTTGAATGA
- a CDS encoding Panacea domain-containing protein — translation MYTAVDLSKYIVNKCVADGHPISNLQLQKILYYIQVEFLKQGKTAFTDQIEAWQFGPVVPNAYYYFCGFGAMRITEQYDGAAQPLAEDIDSIDNIVQEKSTMNPWQVVADTHRPGGAWESIYRDGEGNHQVIPLAVMRKLG, via the coding sequence ATGTATACAGCTGTTGATTTATCAAAGTACATCGTAAACAAATGTGTTGCTGATGGCCATCCTATCAGCAACCTACAGCTACAGAAAATCTTATATTATATACAGGTAGAATTCTTAAAGCAAGGTAAAACTGCGTTTACGGATCAGATCGAGGCTTGGCAGTTTGGGCCTGTAGTTCCCAATGCGTACTACTATTTCTGCGGCTTTGGGGCCATGCGCATCACAGAGCAATATGACGGAGCAGCTCAACCGTTAGCGGAAGATATAGATAGCATTGATAACATTGTCCAGGAAAAGTCCACTATGAACCCCTGGCAGGTCGTTGCTGACACTCATAGGCCCGGCGGAGCTTGGGAAAGTATCTATCGAGACGGCGAAGGGAATCATCAGGTCATTCCGTTGGCAGTCATGAGAAAGCTGGGTTAA
- a CDS encoding methyl-accepting chemotaxis protein encodes MKGKLTLQQRLILPIVLLGLVALLSNILAVFGINNVNGNAGTIVDTYMASETKLEEIRRSMMGIHRLALSHIVAADHTTMIQLVQEIKDEQAALDERLEAYESFVPEEESGTYQALLEDYDAFKHALVRLVCASADSKTQEAYAMANGDVASYGSSAEKRIDELYASASAQAGEARDRLFIVYLTSLIISACTLTAGIILVVAAFRIVKKYVIAPIRQAIGTLQNSSQRLGGVVGQVHDRIHSSSDSVQALSSLTSQLSAALEEVSGSTGAISGSAAGTRADAQDMAEECAEITAYSVEMRGRAEKVEETARNNMESVRARTEEIISQLGTAIEKSKSVEEISSLTEDILSISSSTDLIAVNASIEAARAGEAGKGFAMVAREIRTLADSCAETAGHIQRVNGVVTGAVDYLSSSARELLEYLGHEVLEQFQRSAESGKQYRDDAIYVEGSIEAFNSRVERLREAMEEVAGSIANISDAIGGAAEGVHSAAGQTQNLVEDMTGIARGMSTNEEIVDELQKQMENLANL; translated from the coding sequence ATGAAAGGCAAGCTTACCCTGCAGCAGCGCCTGATACTGCCTATTGTTCTGCTTGGACTTGTGGCGCTGCTTTCCAACATACTGGCTGTATTCGGCATCAACAATGTCAATGGCAACGCAGGCACCATAGTTGATACCTATATGGCAAGCGAGACCAAGCTGGAGGAGATACGGCGGTCGATGATGGGAATACACCGGCTGGCCCTATCGCATATCGTCGCGGCGGACCACACCACTATGATCCAGCTGGTGCAGGAAATCAAAGACGAGCAGGCGGCACTGGACGAAAGGCTGGAGGCCTATGAAAGCTTTGTCCCCGAGGAGGAGAGCGGGACATATCAGGCGCTTTTAGAGGACTATGACGCCTTCAAGCACGCCCTGGTAAGGCTGGTATGCGCCAGCGCTGACAGCAAAACCCAGGAGGCTTATGCCATGGCAAATGGAGACGTGGCGTCTTACGGCAGTTCAGCAGAGAAGCGGATAGACGAATTGTACGCATCAGCCAGCGCCCAGGCAGGTGAGGCCCGGGACAGACTGTTTATCGTATACCTTACCTCGCTGATAATCAGCGCCTGCACCCTGACGGCGGGTATCATCTTGGTGGTGGCTGCCTTCCGCATCGTAAAGAAATATGTTATTGCCCCAATCCGTCAGGCTATAGGAACACTGCAGAACAGCTCCCAGCGGCTGGGCGGAGTGGTGGGGCAGGTACATGACCGCATACATAGCTCCAGCGACAGTGTGCAGGCGCTTTCCAGCCTGACCTCTCAGCTCTCCGCCGCTCTGGAGGAGGTCTCCGGAAGCACCGGAGCTATCAGCGGAAGCGCCGCCGGAACCCGAGCGGATGCCCAGGACATGGCAGAGGAGTGTGCCGAAATCACAGCATATTCGGTGGAAATGCGGGGGAGGGCCGAGAAGGTGGAGGAAACCGCCCGCAACAATATGGAATCGGTTAGAGCGCGGACAGAGGAAATCATATCCCAGTTGGGCACGGCTATCGAAAAGAGCAAAAGCGTTGAGGAAATCAGCAGCTTAACCGAAGACATTCTCTCTATTTCCTCATCAACAGACCTGATTGCAGTCAATGCGTCCATTGAAGCGGCCCGGGCGGGAGAGGCCGGCAAGGGCTTTGCCATGGTAGCCCGGGAGATACGCACCCTGGCTGATTCCTGTGCGGAAACCGCTGGACACATCCAGCGGGTGAACGGCGTAGTCACCGGGGCGGTGGATTATCTTTCAAGCAGCGCCCGGGAGCTGCTTGAGTATTTGGGCCATGAAGTGCTTGAGCAGTTCCAGCGTTCGGCGGAGTCTGGCAAGCAGTACCGCGACGATGCAATTTATGTAGAGGGAAGTATTGAAGCCTTCAATAGCCGGGTAGAGCGTCTGCGGGAGGCGATGGAGGAGGTAGCCGGCTCCATCGCCAATATTTCCGACGCCATCGGCGGCGCAGCGGAGGGCGTGCATAGCGCGGCAGGACAGACCCAAAACCTGGTTGAGGATATGACTGGGATTGCCCGGGGAATGTCCACAAATGAGGAGATTGTGGACGAACTGCAAAAGCAGATGGAGAATTTGGCGAATCTATAA
- a CDS encoding alkaline phosphatase family protein — translation MEPQRHGITTNTYVPQVRPVKGLCEVLSAAGRRCAFFYNWEQLRDLSRPDSLAFSYFCQGADFGYEESNNMVAKAAAEFLKEPPMEFAFVYLGNVDAVGHKYGWMSAEYMDAVEKSWKNIADLTAALPEYTTIVTADHGGHERSHGCDTPEDMTIPLLIQGEGFAPGTQLGSASILDIAPTITKLLGVPADREWEGKSLIDS, via the coding sequence GTGGAGCCCCAGCGTCACGGCATCACCACCAACACCTACGTCCCCCAGGTGCGGCCAGTGAAGGGGCTGTGCGAGGTACTGTCGGCGGCGGGCAGACGGTGCGCCTTCTTCTACAACTGGGAGCAGCTGCGGGACCTGTCCCGGCCGGACTCTTTGGCCTTTTCCTATTTCTGCCAGGGCGCGGATTTTGGCTATGAGGAGAGCAACAACATGGTGGCGAAGGCCGCGGCTGAGTTTTTGAAAGAGCCTCCGATGGAGTTCGCCTTTGTCTATCTGGGCAATGTGGATGCGGTGGGTCACAAATACGGCTGGATGAGTGCGGAGTACATGGACGCAGTAGAGAAAAGCTGGAAAAATATAGCGGATCTGACCGCCGCCCTCCCCGAGTATACAACGATAGTCACCGCCGACCATGGCGGGCATGAGCGCTCCCACGGCTGCGATACGCCCGAGGACATGACAATTCCACTGCTCATTCAAGGAGAGGGCTTTGCCCCCGGGACACAGCTGGGCAGCGCAAGTATTTTGGACATCGCCCCCACCATAACCAAGCTGCTGGGCGTTCCGGCGGACAGGGAGTGGGAGGGGAAAAGCCTGATTGATAGTTAA
- a CDS encoding replication initiator protein A: MPETLNLNYYYGNEADQYSFYRIPKILLTDRRYKGVSLEAKVLYGLLLDRMGLSARNGWLDDNGRVFLYFTQEEAMAMLDCGKDKATKLFRELEGIGLIERKKQGQGHPARICVKNFILEPEHSAPVQTAENQQSRLLKNRSLHP; encoded by the coding sequence ATGCCGGAAACTTTGAATCTGAATTACTACTACGGGAATGAAGCCGACCAGTACAGCTTCTACCGTATCCCCAAAATCCTATTGACCGACCGCCGCTACAAAGGCGTGTCGCTGGAAGCAAAGGTGCTGTACGGCCTGCTGCTTGACCGCATGGGGCTGTCCGCCCGCAATGGCTGGCTGGACGATAACGGGCGCGTGTTCCTCTACTTCACCCAGGAAGAAGCTATGGCCATGCTGGACTGCGGCAAGGACAAGGCGACAAAGCTGTTCCGCGAATTGGAGGGCATCGGTCTGATAGAACGGAAAAAGCAGGGCCAGGGACACCCAGCCCGGATTTGCGTCAAGAATTTCATTCTGGAGCCGGAACACTCTGCGCCGGTTCAGACTGCGGAAAACCAGCAGTCAAGACTGCTGAAAAACCGCAGTCTGCACCCCTGA
- a CDS encoding extracellular solute-binding protein: MVRKSFFLLMAGVLLLLSACTSREPLQQEAEPASETVALTVWGAQEDEELLRELFSSFQKQYAGQADFEFTYQAQSESGCKDALLADLEGGPDVFAFADDQLAALAAAGALEPPEDTAGIGSANLPAAVEAASVDGKLYAYPLTADNGYFLYYNKAYFTDEDVQSFNRLVDAAAKAGKVVTMDWSSAWYVYAFFGNTGMEVRINDDGITNSCTWNSTEGPIRGVDVAQAMLDIAASPGFASRLDTDFLAGVQEGSVAAGVSGVWNAVAVEEAWGENAGAAKLPTFDCAGQQIQMASFSGCKLIGVNAYSPEVEWASRLAEWITNERGQSRRFAVRGQGPSNIKAANSPEVQGSPAIAALLAQSEFSQLQRVGGKFWDPVTEFAGNMAQGNPTEVPLQEQLDKLVEGVTAR, translated from the coding sequence ATGGTCCGAAAGAGTTTCTTTTTACTGATGGCCGGCGTACTGCTTTTGCTGTCAGCCTGTACAAGCCGGGAACCCCTGCAGCAGGAGGCTGAGCCTGCGTCAGAGACGGTGGCCCTGACAGTGTGGGGAGCTCAGGAAGATGAGGAATTACTTAGAGAGCTTTTCAGCTCCTTCCAAAAACAGTATGCCGGACAGGCTGATTTTGAGTTTACCTATCAGGCACAGAGCGAATCTGGCTGCAAAGATGCCCTGTTGGCTGACCTGGAGGGTGGGCCGGACGTGTTCGCGTTTGCGGACGACCAGTTGGCGGCACTGGCTGCAGCCGGGGCCCTGGAGCCTCCTGAGGACACGGCAGGCATCGGCAGCGCAAATCTGCCCGCCGCGGTGGAGGCGGCAAGCGTGGACGGCAAGCTGTATGCATATCCGCTTACCGCGGACAACGGATACTTTTTATATTATAATAAAGCTTATTTTACAGACGAGGACGTACAGAGCTTTAACCGTCTGGTAGATGCGGCGGCAAAGGCCGGGAAAGTGGTGACCATGGACTGGTCCTCTGCCTGGTATGTGTATGCCTTTTTTGGCAATACCGGCATGGAGGTGCGGATAAACGACGACGGTATTACCAACAGCTGTACCTGGAATAGTACCGAAGGGCCTATCCGCGGGGTTGACGTGGCGCAGGCTATGTTGGATATTGCCGCCAGCCCGGGATTTGCCAGCCGGCTGGACACGGATTTTCTTGCAGGGGTGCAGGAGGGCTCGGTGGCGGCCGGTGTCAGCGGCGTGTGGAACGCGGTGGCGGTGGAGGAGGCCTGGGGAGAAAACGCCGGCGCGGCAAAGCTGCCCACCTTTGATTGCGCCGGGCAGCAAATCCAGATGGCCTCCTTCTCCGGGTGCAAGCTGATTGGAGTCAACGCCTATTCGCCCGAGGTTGAGTGGGCTTCCCGGCTGGCTGAATGGATTACCAACGAGAGAGGGCAGTCCCGCCGCTTTGCGGTGCGGGGACAGGGACCCTCCAACATAAAAGCGGCAAATTCCCCTGAAGTGCAGGGCTCCCCGGCAATCGCAGCACTGCTGGCCCAGTCTGAGTTTTCCCAGCTGCAGCGGGTGGGAGGAAAATTCTGGGACCCGGTTACCGAGTTCGCCGGAAATATGGCCCAGGGAAACCCCACCGAAGTTCCGTTGCAGGAACAGCTGGACAAGCTGGTGGAGGGAGTTACGGCACGATAG
- a CDS encoding S-layer homology domain-containing protein, with protein sequence MCPRTPGSTSPSPTWPRTATCPAPAAVSSAPTRPLPAPCSSRSWAAENKLVNGLGDNKFGPNNYVTREQAALILFNYLKRDYTLTASDELLNKAPGKASVSSWALEAMKWATSAALMRGDGGGALRPRYSATRAKIATIFKRFIEIKDDLEANKPDGPLGCDHVWETTETKRVNVFSEENVETWVLMKDMNPMSTCNGCGMDTYQWCVDNRDNYKTVADATTALSFLADETGCPAGHVALNNFHDLDQVIPIIETKTYAAELPVRKKCTLCGTTKHWSIEDISNRNIWIEHTKEVVVCEAWDEELYIKEDSYKYDENNHEIFVPAGSLIDTIHHPRYINNEVEYLENINTGEKIYVEVSSCKHPKFDRNYNDERGNCCVECNARVLSINELFQ encoded by the coding sequence ATGTGCCCGAGAACGCCTGGTTCTACAAGCCCGTCACCTACATGGCCGAGAACGGCTACATGTCCGGCACCAGCGGCAGTAAGTTCAGCCCCCACCAGACCACTACCCGCGCCATGTTCGTCACGGTCCTGGGCCGCGGAGAACAAGCTTGTCAACGGCCTTGGCGACAACAAATTCGGCCCCAACAACTACGTCACCCGCGAACAGGCCGCCCTTATTCTGTTCAACTATCTCAAGAGGGACTACACGCTGACGGCAAGCGACGAGCTCCTGAACAAGGCCCCTGGCAAGGCCAGCGTCAGCTCCTGGGCCCTCGAGGCTATGAAGTGGGCCACCAGCGCGGCCCTGATGCGCGGTGACGGGGGCGGCGCCCTGCGTCCCAGATACTCCGCCACCCGCGCCAAGATTGCTACCATTTTCAAGCGCTTTATCGAGATTAAAGACGACCTGGAGGCCAATAAGCCCGATGGACCCTTGGGCTGCGACCATGTGTGGGAGACGACGGAGACTAAGCGGGTTAACGTTTTTTCTGAAGAGAACGTAGAAACCTGGGTTCTTATGAAGGATATGAATCCCATGTCAACCTGCAATGGTTGCGGGATGGATACCTATCAATGGTGTGTCGACAATCGTGATAACTATAAAACTGTAGCTGACGCAACTACCGCGCTCAGCTTTCTTGCCGATGAAACAGGTTGTCCGGCTGGTCATGTTGCACTGAATAACTTTCACGATCTTGACCAAGTCATACCCATCATTGAAACAAAAACTTATGCCGCTGAACTGCCCGTCAGAAAAAAATGCACCCTTTGTGGTACTACTAAACATTGGTCCATCGAGGACATTTCCAACAGAAACATCTGGATAGAACACACCAAGGAAGTTGTTGTTTGTGAGGCATGGGATGAGGAACTTTATATTAAAGAAGACAGCTACAAATATGATGAAAACAACCATGAGATATTCGTTCCTGCTGGCTCTCTGATTGATACTATCCATCATCCTCGTTATATCAACAATGAAGTTGAATACCTTGAAAATATTAACACTGGCGAGAAAATCTATGTCGAAGTGTCTAGTTGTAAACATCCAAAATTTGACCGCAATTATAATGACGAAAGAGGAAATTGTTGCGTTGAATGTAATGCTCGTGTTTTATCAATTAACGAACTTTTTCAATAA